One stretch of Roseovarius mucosus DNA includes these proteins:
- a CDS encoding ABC transporter permease, whose protein sequence is MEILDILLSASFWAAAIRIASPLIFATLGELICERAGVLNLGIEGIMVAGAFAGWMAVYSGLGLWPGVAVAMVVGMGFGAVHSLLTVPFGLSQHVVGLGVTLLATSSTYYAYRLALPEVTSPPKITAFQPWEIPLLSDIPLIGPALFSQTPLTYLAFILVGVVSLVLYRTPLGLALRAAGENPAAVAAQGLSVTGLRMGAVIVGSGLMAVGGAFLTMSAFDSFFFEMVNGRGWICIALVVFGAWKPGKALLGAVLFAAFDALQIRVQQTPLGADIPYQIFLMTPYVLSILALIVMSRRAEVPAALMVAFNKGER, encoded by the coding sequence ATGGAAATCCTTGATATCCTCCTCTCCGCCAGCTTCTGGGCCGCCGCGATCCGCATCGCGAGCCCCCTGATCTTTGCCACTCTGGGCGAATTGATCTGCGAGCGCGCGGGTGTTCTCAACCTTGGGATTGAGGGGATCATGGTGGCAGGGGCCTTTGCCGGGTGGATGGCGGTTTATTCCGGTCTGGGCCTCTGGCCGGGTGTTGCGGTGGCGATGGTGGTGGGCATGGGATTTGGCGCGGTGCATAGCCTTCTGACAGTGCCCTTTGGCCTTTCTCAGCACGTCGTGGGGCTGGGTGTGACGCTTCTCGCCACCTCGTCTACCTACTATGCCTATCGTCTGGCCCTGCCAGAGGTGACAAGCCCGCCCAAGATCACGGCGTTTCAACCTTGGGAAATCCCGCTGCTGTCCGATATTCCCCTGATTGGCCCAGCGCTTTTCTCGCAGACGCCACTGACCTATCTGGCCTTCATCCTTGTGGGCGTTGTCAGCCTTGTGCTCTATCGCACGCCACTGGGCCTTGCCCTGCGCGCGGCGGGTGAAAACCCGGCGGCCGTGGCGGCACAGGGCCTGTCTGTCACGGGTCTTCGCATGGGGGCGGTGATCGTTGGATCGGGGCTGATGGCGGTGGGGGGCGCGTTTCTGACCATGTCGGCGTTTGATTCCTTTTTCTTCGAAATGGTCAACGGGCGCGGCTGGATCTGCATCGCGCTCGTGGTTTTTGGCGCATGGAAGCCGGGCAAGGCGCTGCTGGGCGCCGTGCTCTTTGCTGCGTTTGACGCGCTGCAAATCCGGGTGCAACAGACACCGCTTGGGGCAGATATTCCCTATCAGATCTTCCTGATGACGCCCTATGTTCTCTCGATCCTCGCTCTTATCGTCATGTCGCGCCGTGCCGAGGTGCCCGCCGCCCTGATGGTGGCCTTCAACAAGGGAGAACGCTGA
- a CDS encoding ABC transporter permease has translation MRLEPIANPSLARSTLPPALAIAATVVVASMLAMLAGANPFAVLGLILKGAAGSQFAMLETLNRATPLIFTGLAVAVAFRARLWNIGAEAQLYAGALMTVVLGTGALQWPAAALLPMLVLVAMLAGAVVLLVPALLKVRFGVDEVVTTLLFNFIFLLFISLLLEGPLKDPMGMGWPKSERLIAEARLPRIVEGLRLHWGFALALIAAALVWVIQRRTTLGYEMRAVGLNREAARFAGIPVNAVLIKTALLSGGLAALAGFSEVAGVKGSLTLDLSPGFGYTGIIVAMLALLNPLGVIAAALFVAGIFVGADSMSRAVGVPTYLADIMLATALLLMVLAILLTRFRVVRE, from the coding sequence ATGCGTCTTGAACCCATCGCCAATCCGAGCCTCGCCCGCAGCACCCTGCCGCCTGCGCTGGCGATTGCTGCGACGGTTGTTGTCGCGTCTATGTTGGCGATGCTCGCGGGGGCCAATCCCTTTGCCGTGCTGGGGCTGATCCTCAAGGGGGCGGCGGGATCGCAATTCGCCATGTTAGAGACACTTAACCGCGCCACGCCGCTGATTTTCACCGGGCTTGCTGTCGCGGTCGCCTTTCGTGCCCGGCTTTGGAATATCGGCGCCGAAGCACAGCTGTACGCAGGCGCGTTGATGACCGTGGTTCTGGGCACAGGCGCGTTGCAATGGCCCGCCGCAGCGCTCTTGCCCATGCTGGTTCTGGTGGCGATGCTGGCGGGGGCGGTCGTTCTGCTTGTTCCGGCGCTGCTCAAGGTGCGGTTTGGCGTTGATGAGGTGGTCACAACGCTGCTCTTCAACTTCATCTTTCTGCTGTTCATCTCGCTTCTGCTTGAGGGGCCGCTCAAAGATCCGATGGGTATGGGATGGCCCAAATCCGAACGCCTGATCGCAGAGGCGCGCCTGCCGCGCATCGTCGAGGGGCTGCGCCTGCATTGGGGCTTTGCGCTCGCGCTGATTGCCGCCGCGCTTGTCTGGGTTATTCAACGCCGCACCACCTTGGGCTATGAGATGCGCGCCGTCGGCCTGAACCGCGAGGCGGCGCGCTTTGCGGGTATTCCGGTCAATGCGGTGCTGATCAAGACCGCACTTCTGTCTGGTGGCCTTGCTGCGCTTGCGGGTTTCTCAGAGGTGGCAGGGGTCAAAGGCAGCCTAACGCTCGATCTCAGCCCCGGCTTTGGCTATACCGGGATCATTGTGGCGATGCTCGCGCTGCTCAATCCGTTGGGTGTCATCGCCGCCGCGCTATTCGTGGCGGGCATCTTTGTTGGTGCCGACAGCATGAGCCGCGCGGTGGGCGTGCCGACCTATCTGGCTGATATCATGCTGGCCACGGCGCTCTTGCTGATGGTGCTGGCGATTCTGCTCACGCGGTTCCGGGTGGTGAGGGAATAG
- a CDS encoding ABC transporter ATP-binding protein yields the protein MTGADTAQVVLRLDRITKRFGALTANDAVSLDLRRGEVVALLGENGAGKTTLMNILFGQYTADEGQVMVMGRALPPGNPRAALEAGVGMVHQHFTLADNLTVLENVTLGTEPLWRWRSDRAAARDKIAKLSADFHLAVDPDARVGSLTVGERQRVEILKALYREARILILDEPTAVLTPQETDDLFTTLREAVTKGLSIVFISHKLHEVMDIAHRVVILRHGKVVAEMATTDTDRHALAAAMVGSAVSAPRVAPGVPGKALLHLDAVGTPDRGSAPGLKSVTVSLRAGQITGLAGVSGNGQAALADLIAGLSTPAMGQINLDGHTLATWSPRAAVEHGIARIPEDRHKTGTIADFSLTENAILESYHKPPMSRAGWMSWPQAEAETQAIIKGYDVRCPGPDTRIRLLSGGNMQKLILGRVLEANPRIILANQPVRGLDIGAVNYVHEQLLKARDRGAAVLLISEDLDEIMALSDVIHVMSEGRLSPEFARGTMTPAELGVWMAGHGFDGGLAHAS from the coding sequence ATGACAGGCGCAGACACGGCGCAGGTCGTTCTGCGCCTCGATCGCATCACCAAGCGTTTCGGCGCGCTCACCGCGAATGACGCGGTGAGCCTTGATCTGCGACGGGGCGAGGTTGTTGCCCTTTTGGGCGAGAACGGTGCGGGTAAAACCACGCTGATGAACATCCTCTTTGGCCAATACACCGCCGATGAGGGACAGGTGATGGTGATGGGGCGGGCGCTGCCCCCCGGCAATCCGCGCGCCGCACTCGAGGCGGGCGTGGGCATGGTGCATCAGCATTTCACTCTGGCCGACAATCTGACTGTGCTGGAGAACGTGACACTCGGCACCGAGCCGCTCTGGCGTTGGCGGTCTGATCGTGCCGCCGCGCGCGACAAGATTGCCAAGCTCTCTGCCGATTTTCATCTGGCGGTCGATCCTGACGCCCGTGTCGGTAGCCTGACGGTTGGCGAACGGCAGCGCGTTGAAATCCTCAAGGCGCTCTACCGCGAGGCGCGCATTCTTATTCTGGATGAACCAACCGCCGTCTTGACCCCGCAGGAAACCGACGATCTTTTTACGACCCTGCGCGAGGCTGTAACCAAGGGCCTGTCGATTGTGTTCATCAGCCACAAACTGCATGAGGTGATGGATATCGCCCATCGGGTCGTGATCCTGCGCCATGGCAAGGTGGTGGCAGAAATGGCCACGACAGATACCGACCGCCACGCGCTTGCCGCCGCAATGGTTGGCAGCGCGGTTAGCGCGCCACGGGTTGCCCCCGGCGTACCCGGCAAGGCGCTGTTGCATCTCGACGCGGTCGGAACACCTGACCGGGGCAGCGCACCGGGGTTGAAATCGGTGACTGTCAGCTTGCGCGCAGGCCAAATCACCGGGCTTGCCGGGGTCTCTGGAAACGGGCAGGCAGCGCTGGCCGATTTGATTGCCGGCCTAAGCACACCTGCGATGGGGCAGATCAACCTGGATGGGCACACACTGGCCACATGGTCGCCACGTGCCGCTGTCGAGCATGGCATCGCCCGCATCCCGGAAGATCGGCACAAAACCGGCACGATTGCTGATTTTTCCCTAACCGAGAATGCCATTCTGGAAAGCTATCACAAGCCGCCCATGAGCCGCGCGGGCTGGATGAGCTGGCCGCAAGCCGAGGCTGAAACACAGGCGATCATCAAAGGCTATGACGTGCGCTGTCCCGGGCCGGATACCCGCATCCGCCTGCTTTCGGGTGGCAATATGCAGAAACTGATCCTTGGCCGCGTGCTCGAGGCCAATCCGCGCATCATCCTTGCCAATCAACCCGTGCGCGGCTTGGACATCGGCGCAGTGAACTATGTGCATGAACAATTGCTCAAGGCGCGCGACCGGGGAGCGGCGGTCTTGCTCATTTCCGAGGATCTGGATGAGATCATGGCGCTGTCGGATGTGATCCATGTGATGTCCGAGGGGCGGCTTTCACCGGAATTTGCGCGCGGCACCATGACGCCTGCCGAACTTGGCGTGTGGATGGCTGGCCACGGCTTTGACGGGGGGTTGGCGCATGCGTCTTGA
- a CDS encoding BMP family protein — translation MTRLPLSRRRFMATSAGAALIAGASGLASPLRAAEPIKTAGIYTVPVEQQWVSRIHKAALTAQERGDVEYVYSENVSNTDYARVMREYAEQGYKLIIGEVFAVEQEAREVAADYPDIAFLMGSSFKQDEALANFAVFDNYIQDASYLSGIIAGAMTKSANIGMVGGFPIPEVNRLMHAFMAGAREMNPEIKFQVSFIGSWFDPPKAKETAFAMIEGGADMLYAERFGVSDAAKEKGVLAIGNVIDTQADYPETVVASAIWHFEPTLDAAIAAVNAGTFTAADYGVYSFMKEGGSSLAPLGTFEGKVPEAAMALVAEREAAIKAGTFSVEINDEEPKSS, via the coding sequence ATGACACGCCTGCCACTTTCCCGCCGCCGCTTTATGGCCACCTCGGCCGGGGCAGCGCTTATCGCCGGGGCCTCTGGCCTTGCATCGCCGCTGCGCGCCGCCGAACCGATCAAGACCGCCGGTATCTATACCGTGCCCGTTGAACAACAATGGGTCAGCCGTATTCACAAGGCCGCCCTGACCGCGCAAGAGCGTGGCGATGTCGAATACGTCTATTCCGAGAATGTCTCGAACACAGATTACGCCCGCGTGATGCGTGAATATGCCGAACAGGGCTACAAGCTCATTATTGGCGAGGTGTTCGCAGTCGAACAGGAAGCCCGTGAAGTGGCCGCTGATTATCCCGATATCGCCTTTTTGATGGGGTCAAGTTTCAAACAGGATGAGGCGCTCGCGAATTTCGCGGTGTTCGACAACTACATTCAGGACGCCTCATACCTTTCGGGCATTATCGCCGGTGCCATGACCAAATCCGCCAATATCGGCATGGTCGGCGGCTTCCCGATCCCCGAGGTCAACCGCCTGATGCATGCCTTCATGGCCGGTGCCCGTGAGATGAACCCCGAGATCAAGTTTCAAGTAAGCTTTATCGGGTCTTGGTTCGATCCGCCCAAGGCCAAGGAAACTGCCTTTGCCATGATCGAAGGCGGTGCTGACATGCTCTATGCTGAGCGCTTTGGTGTCTCGGATGCGGCAAAGGAAAAGGGCGTGCTGGCCATCGGCAACGTCATCGACACCCAAGCCGACTATCCCGAAACGGTCGTCGCCTCGGCCATCTGGCATTTCGAGCCGACACTGGATGCCGCGATTGCTGCGGTCAATGCGGGCACGTTCACCGCAGCCGATTACGGCGTCTATTCGTTTATGAAAGAGGGCGGATCGTCCTTGGCGCCGCTTGGGACGTTCGAGGGCAAAGTGCCCGAGGCCGCCATGGCGCTGGTGGCGGAACGTGAAGCGGCGATCAAGGCGGGCACTTTCTCTGTCGAGATCAACGACGAAGAGCCGAAATCCTCTTGA
- a CDS encoding transglutaminase-like domain-containing protein, with amino-acid sequence MRHLHIEVSGLKPGTRLLAPAGMCSPQETVTRASVTGGQIIDVVLEAELGLAALWIESTGESLTLTHRIAPAPKGMDYPKAVYVPRITRYTRAADDLAEASRALAARAGGGRAGIDALVAEAEARFIYAHPDARFNDGTDAVPYLSCGTTPGSCVDINTYLVASLRAAGYEAGYVYGYFFPAEKGGVTHDMHCWVVTRHAGEVLDWDIAHHMKAGLGPTRPGLNPRPGWRVALGHSMGHGYDMGETMAQLKLLAEPMQAGPGGEWQKLPIIARLPAA; translated from the coding sequence ATGAGACACTTGCATATTGAGGTGAGCGGCCTGAAACCCGGCACGCGCCTGCTGGCACCGGCGGGGATGTGCAGCCCGCAAGAGACAGTCACGCGGGCAAGCGTGACCGGCGGGCAGATCATCGACGTGGTGTTAGAGGCCGAGTTGGGCCTTGCTGCGCTCTGGATCGAATCGACGGGCGAAAGCCTCACGCTTACGCATCGCATCGCCCCCGCGCCCAAGGGCATGGACTATCCCAAGGCGGTCTATGTGCCGCGCATCACCCGCTATACCCGCGCCGCCGATGATCTGGCCGAGGCCAGCCGCGCCCTTGCCGCCAGGGCGGGCGGGGGGCGCGCGGGCATCGACGCATTGGTGGCCGAAGCGGAGGCACGATTCATCTACGCCCATCCCGACGCGCGGTTCAATGATGGCACCGATGCGGTGCCCTATCTTTCTTGTGGCACGACGCCCGGCTCTTGTGTGGATATCAACACCTATCTCGTGGCCAGCCTGCGCGCGGCGGGCTATGAGGCGGGTTACGTTTATGGCTACTTCTTTCCAGCGGAAAAGGGGGGCGTTACCCATGACATGCATTGCTGGGTCGTTACCCGCCATGCGGGCGAAGTGCTGGACTGGGACATTGCGCATCACATGAAGGCAGGGCTTGGCCCAACGCGCCCCGGCCTTAATCCGCGCCCCGGTTGGCGGGTCGCACTTGGGCACTCTATGGGCCACGGCTATGATATGGGCGAAACAATGGCCCAACTGAAGCTCTTGGCCGAGCCAATGCAGGCGGGGCCGGGGGGCGAATGGCAGAAACTACCCATCATCGCGCGCCTGCCCGCAGCCTGA
- a CDS encoding permease produces MTDSSLPQPRATALLRRLWKDHRIWMVSAMILIVLAAFDATQARSTLLFTSDALLSTAPFLLLSIGIAAWATATGADNMIARAFTGAPALMILLAALAGGLSPFCSCGVIPLIAALLAMGVPLSAVMAFWLASPVMDPSMFILTTGVLGLEFAIAKTLAAVGLGLMGGWVVHLMGRAGGLSDPLRDGIGNGGCGGSKLRTPKPVVWRFWSEPERQAKFGREARNVTLFLLKWLTLAFILESLMLAFIPAETITQALGGTGIGPILLGTLVGVPAYLNGYAALPLVGGLIGQGMAPGAGLAFLVAGGVTSLPAAIAVWALVKPRVFALYIALSLSGAFAAGLLFQLWNMA; encoded by the coding sequence ATGACAGACTCAAGCCTGCCTCAACCGCGCGCCACCGCCCTGCTGCGGCGCCTATGGAAGGATCACCGCATCTGGATGGTGTCGGCCATGATTCTGATCGTGCTTGCAGCATTCGACGCGACGCAGGCGCGTTCCACGCTTTTGTTTACCAGCGACGCCCTCCTCAGCACTGCACCGTTTCTATTGCTGTCCATCGGCATCGCGGCGTGGGCCACGGCGACAGGCGCAGACAATATGATCGCGCGCGCCTTTACCGGCGCTCCGGCCTTGATGATCCTGCTTGCGGCCCTCGCGGGCGGTCTCTCGCCCTTTTGCTCTTGCGGGGTGATACCGCTTATCGCCGCCCTTTTGGCGATGGGGGTGCCGCTGTCGGCAGTGATGGCCTTTTGGTTGGCCTCGCCGGTGATGGACCCCTCGATGTTTATCCTCACGACCGGGGTCTTGGGTTTGGAGTTCGCGATTGCCAAGACGCTTGCTGCCGTGGGTTTGGGTCTGATGGGGGGCTGGGTTGTGCATCTGATGGGCCGTGCCGGGGGGCTGAGCGATCCGTTGCGCGACGGTATCGGCAACGGAGGCTGTGGCGGCAGCAAACTGCGCACGCCCAAGCCGGTGGTCTGGCGCTTTTGGTCCGAGCCAGAGCGCCAGGCCAAGTTTGGCCGTGAGGCACGGAATGTGACCCTGTTTCTGCTGAAATGGCTCACACTGGCCTTTATTCTAGAAAGCCTGATGCTCGCCTTTATCCCGGCAGAGACCATCACGCAGGCGCTTGGGGGCACTGGCATCGGGCCGATCCTGCTGGGCACTCTGGTGGGCGTGCCTGCCTATCTGAATGGTTACGCCGCCCTGCCATTGGTCGGCGGCTTGATCGGTCAGGGCATGGCCCCCGGTGCTGGTCTTGCCTTTCTCGTGGCCGGTGGCGTCACCTCCTTGCCGGCCGCAATCGCAGTCTGGGCCTTGGTCAAGCCACGGGTCTTTGCGTTGTATATCGCGCTGTCGCTCTCGGGGGCCTTTGCCGCTGGCCTGCTTTTTCAGCTTTGGAACATGGCATGA
- a CDS encoding ArsR/SmtB family transcription factor: MSITSPTARALAALGHDTRLAIFRLLVRAGDDGLNVGDIGQHLDQAPSTLAHHLSALVDAGLVVQERQGRTVINRVDYAAMRRTLDFLTSECCTGVKLAKTETETAA, from the coding sequence ATGAGTATCACAAGCCCCACCGCCCGCGCCCTTGCTGCCCTTGGCCATGACACGCGCCTTGCGATCTTTCGTCTGTTGGTGCGGGCGGGCGACGACGGGTTGAACGTGGGCGACATCGGCCAGCACCTGGATCAGGCGCCCTCGACACTTGCACATCACCTTTCGGCATTGGTCGATGCCGGGTTGGTGGTGCAAGAGAGACAGGGGCGCACGGTGATCAACCGCGTGGATTACGCCGCTATGCGCCGGACCTTGGATTTCCTGACCTCGGAATGCTGCACAGGGGTGAAACTGGCCAAAACAGAGACAGAAACAGCTGCCTGA
- a CDS encoding FAS1-like dehydratase domain-containing protein, whose product MNDYADWIGRSYSRSEPISERLVREYRATLAGTLAEAEMPVGLHWCLVPDTVTPDQLGRDCHPKTGLFLPASPLPRRMWAGGEIEFHAPFAPGDLVTRETTIDDVTFKEGRSGKLGFVTQRHVYSVGGVARLTERQDIVYREDPKPGQTKTPEAAEEWPNATAWQITPNSTLLFRFSSLTFNGHRIHYDHPYATGVEGYEGLVVHGPMQAVWMMNLATHILGHLPARFSYRGLTPLICNLPVAIEARQHEGGIDLRVRRMGDGVATMAARAE is encoded by the coding sequence ATGAACGACTATGCGGATTGGATCGGGCGCAGCTATAGCCGGTCAGAGCCGATTTCAGAACGCTTGGTGCGCGAATACCGCGCTACGCTGGCCGGCACATTGGCCGAGGCGGAAATGCCCGTTGGGCTGCATTGGTGTCTGGTTCCCGATACGGTAACGCCCGACCAACTGGGGCGTGATTGCCACCCCAAGACAGGGCTGTTCCTGCCTGCCTCACCCTTGCCGCGCCGCATGTGGGCGGGGGGAGAGATCGAATTTCACGCGCCCTTTGCGCCCGGTGATCTGGTCACGCGGGAAACGACGATTGACGATGTAACCTTCAAAGAGGGGCGCAGCGGCAAGCTGGGCTTTGTCACGCAACGGCATGTTTATAGCGTGGGCGGAGTGGCGCGTCTGACCGAACGGCAGGACATCGTGTATCGCGAAGACCCCAAGCCGGGACAAACCAAGACGCCAGAGGCTGCTGAGGAATGGCCCAATGCAACCGCATGGCAGATCACGCCGAATTCGACCCTGCTTTTCCGGTTCTCGTCGCTTACCTTCAACGGTCACCGCATCCATTATGATCACCCCTACGCGACCGGGGTTGAGGGATATGAGGGGCTGGTGGTGCATGGTCCGATGCAGGCGGTCTGGATGATGAATCTGGCCACGCATATTCTAGGCCATCTGCCTGCGCGGTTCTCTTATCGCGGGCTGACGCCGCTTATCTGCAACCTGCCCGTGGCGATTGAGGCCCGTCAGCATGAAGGCGGCATTGATCTGCGGGTGCGGCGTATGGGCGATGGGGTGGCGACCATGGCAGCACGGGCTGAATGA
- a CDS encoding acyl-CoA dehydrogenase family protein yields MTSFDPTADYADIRAGVARVCAEFPGAYWRDLDARRAYPKDFVDALIREGYLAAMIPEQYGGSGLNLTAAAVILEEIHRSGCNAAACHAQMYTMGTVLRHGSEAQKAAYLPGIADGSLRLQAFGVTEPTSGTDTLALKTTARRDGDAYVINGQKIWTSRVEHSDLMVLLARTTPREEATSKTDGLSVFLIDLRGKVGHGIDIRPIRTMINHATTEVFFDNLRIPADCLIGDEGKGFRYILSGMNSERILIAAECIGDAKWFLRTGSDYARERVVFGAPIGVNQGVQFPLARAQAHMMAAEAIVYRAAAMYDAGHNPGVEANTAKLLASEASWEATEACMQTHGGFAFAEEYDVERKFREARLYQIAPISTNLILCHIAEQVLGLPKSYGPGRGQ; encoded by the coding sequence ATGACATCCTTTGATCCAACCGCAGATTACGCCGACATCCGCGCAGGTGTGGCCCGCGTCTGCGCCGAATTTCCCGGCGCCTATTGGCGCGATCTGGACGCGCGCCGCGCCTATCCCAAGGATTTCGTCGATGCGCTCATCCGCGAGGGGTATCTGGCCGCGATGATCCCCGAGCAATACGGCGGATCGGGGCTTAACCTGACCGCCGCCGCCGTCATTCTTGAGGAAATCCACCGCTCTGGCTGCAACGCTGCCGCCTGTCACGCGCAGATGTATACAATGGGCACCGTTCTGCGCCACGGGTCCGAGGCGCAAAAGGCGGCCTACCTGCCCGGCATCGCCGATGGATCTTTGCGGCTTCAGGCCTTTGGGGTGACGGAACCGACCAGTGGCACCGATACATTGGCGCTGAAAACCACCGCGCGTCGGGATGGCGATGCCTATGTAATCAACGGCCAGAAAATCTGGACTTCGCGGGTCGAACACTCTGATTTGATGGTTCTCTTGGCCCGCACCACCCCGCGCGAAGAGGCGACATCGAAAACTGACGGTCTGTCGGTATTCCTGATCGACCTGCGCGGCAAAGTGGGGCACGGCATCGACATCCGCCCCATCCGCACGATGATCAACCATGCCACAACCGAGGTCTTTTTTGACAACCTGCGTATTCCGGCGGACTGCCTGATTGGCGACGAGGGCAAAGGATTTCGCTATATCCTGTCAGGGATGAATTCCGAGCGCATTCTGATTGCCGCCGAATGTATCGGCGACGCCAAATGGTTCCTCAGGACCGGGTCGGATTATGCCCGCGAGCGCGTTGTCTTTGGCGCGCCCATCGGGGTCAACCAAGGGGTGCAATTTCCGCTGGCGCGCGCGCAGGCGCATATGATGGCCGCAGAGGCGATCGTGTATCGCGCGGCAGCCATGTATGACGCAGGCCACAATCCCGGCGTCGAGGCGAACACCGCCAAGCTCTTGGCCTCTGAGGCGAGTTGGGAGGCGACAGAGGCCTGCATGCAGACGCATGGCGGTTTTGCCTTTGCCGAGGAATATGATGTTGAGCGCAAGTTCCGCGAAGCGCGGCTGTATCAGATTGCGCCGATTTCGACCAATCTGATCCTGTGCCATATTGCCGAACAGGTGCTGGGCCTGCCAAAGTCTTATGGGCCGGGACGCGGGCAATAG